In the Pseudomonas orientalis genome, one interval contains:
- a CDS encoding DUF3649 domain-containing protein, with protein MKSKTSLPASYRLAVTSRVLAAVLGGYLMASLAAICLALWLPTARADAVIVGMMSSFVFYLLAVLWCFACRTAWRAWAGVMLPSALLATLAGIGFWVVRT; from the coding sequence ATGAAAAGCAAAACCTCACTGCCCGCCTCTTATCGCCTCGCGGTCACTTCGCGCGTACTGGCGGCTGTGCTCGGCGGTTATCTGATGGCCTCCCTGGCCGCTATCTGCCTCGCGCTGTGGTTGCCGACGGCGCGCGCCGACGCGGTGATCGTCGGCATGATGAGCTCATTCGTGTTCTACCTGCTGGCGGTGCTCTGGTGTTTCGCCTGCCGCACCGCGTGGCGCGCCTGGGCGGGGGTGATGCTGCCGAGCGCGCTGCTCGCCACCCTGGCGGGCATTGGGTTCTGGGTGGTGCGCACATGA